One part of the Desulfobacterales bacterium genome encodes these proteins:
- a CDS encoding HD domain-containing protein, with amino-acid sequence MGIDKSPGGYSDFDQLKKYARDLAEVYRAEKEKRKELEAANRQLIKYADDLGKTHAHLKFTYQSLQEAYLDTIHRLVIAAEYKDEDTGGHIIRMSRYSALIADKLGLPARDVRNIFYAAPMHDVGKIGIPDSILLKPSKLSDEEFEIMKDHTTIGANVLADSRSEVLQVAHQIAISHHEKWNGRGYPLGLAGDGIPLAGRIVGLPDTFDALTSRRPYKEPYPLEIAYDIIRKERGQQFDPGVVDVFMEVKKEVREIKEEADAAGDVSYADFVWSERDRSAGGAGSGPL; translated from the coding sequence ATGGGTATTGATAAATCACCGGGCGGCTATTCTGATTTTGATCAGTTGAAGAAGTATGCCAGGGATCTTGCCGAGGTGTACCGGGCCGAGAAAGAGAAAAGAAAGGAACTTGAGGCCGCCAACCGGCAGCTTATAAAATATGCCGATGACCTGGGCAAGACCCACGCTCACCTGAAATTCACCTATCAGAGCTTGCAGGAGGCCTATCTGGACACCATTCACCGGCTGGTGATCGCGGCGGAATACAAGGACGAGGACACCGGCGGCCATATTATCCGGATGAGCCGCTACAGCGCCCTGATTGCCGATAAACTCGGGTTGCCGGCCCGGGATGTCCGCAACATCTTCTATGCAGCGCCAATGCATGATGTCGGCAAGATCGGCATTCCGGACAGTATCCTGCTCAAACCCTCGAAACTGAGTGACGAGGAGTTTGAGATCATGAAGGATCATACCACCATCGGCGCCAACGTGCTGGCCGACTCCAGGTCCGAGGTCCTTCAGGTCGCCCACCAGATAGCCATTTCCCACCATGAAAAGTGGAACGGCAGGGGATATCCCCTGGGGCTTGCCGGGGATGGGATCCCACTGGCCGGCAGGATTGTCGGCCTGCCCGACACCTTTGACGCCTTGACCTCCAGGCGGCCCTATAAAGAGCCATATCCGCTGGAAATTGCCTATGATATTATCCGGAAAGAACGCGGCCAGCAATTTGACCCCGGGGTTGTGGATGTTTTTATGGAGGTCAAAAAAGAGGTCCGGGAGATCAAGGAAGAGGCAGACGCGGCAGGGGATGTATCCTATGCCGATTTTGTCTGGAGTGAAAGGGACCGGAGCGCCGGGGGGGCTGGATCCGGGCCGTTGTGA
- a CDS encoding response regulator, protein MKKILIVDDQLEVRELVEVTLRVGDYRILQAVSGEEAVGIARSERPELIIMDIMMPGGIDGLQATRILKNDPETKDCKIVMLTARGQETDKARGQEAGADDYFVKPFSPLELIRKVEEILG, encoded by the coding sequence ATGAAAAAGATTCTCATAGTAGACGACCAGTTGGAGGTCCGGGAACTGGTGGAGGTAACCCTGAGGGTGGGCGACTACCGGATTCTCCAGGCCGTAAGCGGTGAAGAGGCCGTTGGGATTGCCAGGTCGGAACGGCCTGAACTGATTATCATGGACATCATGATGCCCGGCGGGATCGACGGGCTGCAAGCAACCCGCATCCTGAAGAACGACCCGGAGACAAAAGATTGCAAAATAGTCATGTTAACGGCCAGGGGTCAGGAGACGGACAAGGCCAGGGGACAGGAGGCCGGGGCTGACGATTATTTTGTCAAGCCCTTCAGCCCGCTGGAGCTGATAAGAAAGGTGGAAGAAATTCTAGGATAG
- a CDS encoding PAS domain S-box protein codes for MMRVLLVDDSKENIYMLEALLRGYGYEVAAAGDGIEALEKAGRQDFDMIISDILMPRMDGFQLCRAVKTDARLKKIAFVFYTATYTEPSDEEFALGLGAERFITKPAEPDVFMEIITAVLKSHETGSLRAAKSPAEDEGVYLKKYNQRLIRKLEDKMLELERVNAGLRESEEKYRDLIDNANDAVIVFEKTGRINFVNPRFGEMTGYSMAEAVQLHLNELIHPGDLDSCRERFAKRLARGKISRNYQVRLLGKAGQTIYVDNNAGTIEKEGRIIGILAIMRDITARRRAEEKIREYSRNLERMVEERTEELNRALTNTEQARDRIDAIIKSIADGLIVTDVGNRLVLMNRAAEEMLGVRFSDVVDRPIDFAIQEETLRERVKYILDKKITGYQFDFGLPGPDPGHPRTMRATTSVIEDKKGRQAGIVMIIHDVTRERETDKMKTDFISTTAHEFRTPLTSIRGFSEILLTRDDISREEQKKFLAYINKQAVTLTRIISDLLDISRIESGLGFSLNKESCNAGDTVKSMISHYQAISPGHRFDVVLPGESVELFVDREKIGQVLTNIIDNAINYSPQGGRIRVVGEIIGNDCRISVEDQGIGMSAEQVDKMFVKFYRADTSGSAPEGTGLGMTIVKYIVEAHGGRVWVESEAGKGTIVRFTLPIGSPRQSAPGDAG; via the coding sequence ATGATGAGAGTCCTGCTCGTCGATGACAGCAAGGAAAACATCTATATGCTGGAGGCCCTGCTGCGGGGTTATGGATATGAGGTGGCCGCGGCCGGTGATGGGATCGAGGCGCTGGAAAAGGCCGGCCGGCAGGATTTCGACATGATTATTTCCGACATCCTGATGCCCCGGATGGACGGATTTCAACTCTGCCGCGCGGTCAAGACCGACGCGAGACTGAAGAAGATCGCCTTTGTCTTTTATACCGCCACTTATACCGAGCCCAGCGACGAGGAGTTCGCCCTGGGTCTGGGGGCGGAAAGGTTTATCACAAAGCCTGCCGAACCCGATGTTTTCATGGAAATCATAACAGCGGTTCTCAAAAGTCACGAGACCGGGTCTCTGCGGGCGGCCAAGTCACCGGCCGAGGATGAGGGCGTTTACCTGAAAAAATATAACCAGCGGCTGATCAGGAAACTGGAAGACAAGATGCTTGAGCTGGAAAGGGTGAATGCCGGCTTAAGGGAATCAGAGGAAAAATACCGCGATTTAATCGACAATGCCAATGACGCGGTGATAGTTTTCGAAAAGACGGGAAGGATAAATTTTGTCAACCCCAGGTTCGGTGAAATGACGGGCTATTCAATGGCCGAGGCGGTGCAACTGCACTTGAACGAGTTGATCCATCCCGGTGATCTGGATTCATGCCGGGAGCGTTTCGCAAAAAGACTGGCCCGGGGAAAAATCTCCAGGAATTACCAGGTGCGACTCCTGGGCAAGGCCGGCCAGACGATCTATGTTGATAACAATGCCGGTACGATTGAAAAAGAGGGCCGGATAATCGGAATCCTGGCGATCATGCGGGACATCACCGCCCGCCGGCGGGCCGAGGAGAAGATAAGGGAGTATTCCAGAAACCTGGAACGGATGGTGGAAGAACGCACCGAGGAACTCAATAGAGCCCTTACCAATACCGAACAGGCCAGGGACCGGATTGACGCAATAATAAAGTCCATTGCCGACGGCTTGATCGTGACCGACGTGGGGAACCGGCTGGTCTTGATGAACCGGGCCGCAGAGGAGATGCTGGGGGTACGGTTCAGCGATGTGGTTGACCGGCCGATTGATTTTGCGATCCAGGAAGAGACGCTGCGTGAAAGGGTCAAGTATATCCTGGATAAAAAGATAACCGGCTACCAGTTTGATTTCGGGCTGCCGGGCCCTGATCCCGGACATCCCCGGACCATGCGGGCGACAACCTCGGTGATCGAGGACAAAAAGGGCCGGCAGGCGGGTATTGTGATGATTATCCATGATGTCACCCGCGAACGTGAAACAGACAAGATGAAGACCGATTTCATCTCCACGACCGCCCATGAGTTCAGGACCCCGCTGACCTCGATTCGAGGATTTTCGGAAATATTGCTCACCAGGGACGATATCAGCAGGGAAGAACAGAAAAAGTTTCTGGCCTATATCAACAAACAGGCGGTAACCCTTACCCGGATAATCAGCGATCTTCTGGATATCTCCCGGATAGAGTCAGGGCTGGGGTTTTCCTTGAATAAAGAGAGCTGCAACGCCGGTGACACCGTTAAGTCGATGATCTCGCACTATCAGGCCATATCCCCAGGGCACCGGTTTGATGTTGTGCTGCCCGGTGAATCCGTGGAGTTGTTTGTGGACAGGGAAAAAATAGGACAGGTCCTGACAAATATTATTGATAATGCGATTAACTATTCTCCCCAGGGCGGTAGAATAAGGGTGGTTGGAGAAATCATTGGCAATGATTGCCGGATATCCGTTGAAGACCAGGGGATCGGAATGTCCGCTGAACAGGTTGATAAAATGTTTGTCAAGTTTTACCGGGCTGATACCTCTGGTTCGGCCCCCGAGGGGACAGGACTGGGGATGACCATTGTCAAATACATTGTCGAGGCGCATGGCGGGCGGGTCTGGGTGGAGAGTGAGGCTGGCAAGGGGACCATTGTCAGGTTTACGCTCCCCATCGGCTCACCGCGGCAGTCGGCACCGGGAGATGCGGGATGA
- a CDS encoding response regulator gives MKKRILIIEDNEQNLYLATFLLEQSGYEIIAARNGLEGVGKAQAEKPDLILMDIQLPEMNGYEATTRIKGMAGINRIPIVAVTSYAMVGDREKALAIGCAGYIEKPFDPETFVAEIEKHL, from the coding sequence ATGAAAAAGAGGATACTGATAATCGAGGACAATGAGCAGAACCTGTACCTGGCGACCTTTCTTCTTGAACAAAGCGGTTATGAGATCATCGCGGCCCGGAACGGGCTTGAAGGCGTGGGAAAGGCCCAGGCGGAAAAACCGGACCTGATCTTGATGGACATCCAGCTTCCCGAGATGAACGGCTATGAGGCGACAACCCGGATAAAGGGCATGGCCGGGATCAACCGGATACCCATTGTCGCGGTAACCTCCTATGCAATGGTGGGGGACCGGGAAAAGGCGCTGGCAATCGGCTGCGCCGGCTACATCGAGAAACCCTTTGATCCGGAGACCTTTGTGGCTGAGATTGAAAAGCATCTTTAG
- a CDS encoding ATP-binding protein, with translation MSLILIVSIMIRLAAMGWSIVLLRRARDWRMGFLTMMLGLMALRQILTLLTQKESWAVSVSGHLTELPALLVGIMAFLAVFFLERIISEQKRAGRELRQRRDADIKLAVIARERAELQDWINTFDTFVGKFDPDGLGIIFNETPLKAGGLAGDEVVGKYFPDTPWWSHSEKERARVVECFVRARAGRSSRIETDFRGADGSPVPIIFNCQPVLGDRREVKYITAEGKIIFEEVRLRDALRKEKENLEGRVKERTAELVAVNKKLLGEINERKRAEQAIRESERFFSGVLNDMLTFVAVLEPDGRVIFVNNTALDAGGLTLDEVKGKMFHDAFWWQHSGQVRQQIKEDVRICATGETLVHDIEFQAVTGELVWIEYSMHPIYDENGKIKYLVPEGRDITGRKQAEEHIQHLQRVLMAIRDVNQLIVHEKNRKKLLQGACDILNQTRDYKLVWIGVVREDGMEVTPVAQSGSDQGYLDSIRITRNGSASGSGPTGMAIRTGKPAVMRDIVRDPAYRPWREEAIKRGYGSSAAIPLIHENKGHGVLNVYAHLADAFGAEEIDLLVEVGQDIAFALHNIEMEQERKQAVDDLRRAHEGLEAKVSERTRELARVNSELKEMDRLKSEFLATMSHELRTPLNSIIGFTGIILKGLAGEINQEQKKQLALVYGSANHLLNLINDILDLSRIESGKMEVLVTGFKIKEIVSEVTQTLSPMASQKGLQLVTEITDKIPEISSDRKKIFQILLNLANNAVKFTNNGEIRIDCTMAGHNLTVSVSDTGIGIEKEKMGCLFEAFRQVDGSAQRRYEGAGLGLHLCRKLVTLLGGTIWAASEYGKGSCFTFTLPVEFRQGGPDEKEDTDNRGQ, from the coding sequence ATGAGCTTGATTCTCATCGTTTCCATAATGATTCGTCTGGCGGCAATGGGCTGGTCCATTGTCCTGCTCCGCCGCGCGCGGGACTGGCGGATGGGATTTCTGACCATGATGCTCGGGCTGATGGCCCTGCGCCAGATCCTCACCCTGCTGACCCAGAAAGAGTCATGGGCCGTCTCGGTCAGCGGCCACCTGACCGAGCTTCCCGCATTGCTGGTCGGCATAATGGCCTTTCTGGCTGTTTTTTTCCTGGAGCGAATCATCAGCGAACAAAAGCGGGCCGGCCGGGAGTTACGGCAACGGAGAGATGCGGATATCAAATTGGCTGTAATCGCCCGGGAGCGGGCCGAACTCCAGGACTGGATAAACACCTTTGATACGTTCGTGGGCAAGTTCGATCCAGATGGGCTCGGGATTATTTTCAACGAGACGCCGCTCAAGGCCGGCGGACTTGCCGGGGACGAGGTGGTTGGTAAATACTTTCCCGATACGCCCTGGTGGTCACATTCGGAAAAAGAACGAGCCCGGGTAGTTGAATGTTTTGTCCGGGCAAGGGCCGGCCGGTCGAGCCGGATCGAGACGGACTTCAGGGGCGCGGACGGGAGTCCGGTTCCCATTATTTTTAATTGTCAGCCAGTGCTGGGTGATCGGAGAGAGGTCAAATATATTACCGCGGAAGGCAAAATAATCTTTGAGGAGGTGAGGTTGCGCGATGCCTTGCGGAAAGAGAAAGAGAACCTGGAAGGGCGGGTAAAAGAACGGACCGCGGAGTTGGTGGCGGTAAATAAAAAATTGCTGGGGGAGATCAACGAACGAAAGCGGGCCGAGCAGGCGATCCGGGAGAGCGAAAGATTTTTTTCAGGCGTCTTGAATGACATGCTCACCTTTGTCGCGGTGCTCGAACCGGACGGGAGGGTGATATTCGTCAACAACACGGCCCTGGATGCGGGAGGGCTCACCCTGGACGAGGTAAAGGGTAAAATGTTCCATGACGCCTTCTGGTGGCAACACTCCGGACAGGTAAGGCAACAGATCAAGGAGGATGTCAGGATCTGCGCCACCGGAGAAACCCTGGTTCACGATATTGAGTTTCAGGCCGTTACCGGGGAACTGGTATGGATAGAGTACAGCATGCACCCGATTTACGATGAAAACGGGAAAATCAAATACCTGGTGCCCGAGGGCCGTGACATCACCGGGCGTAAGCAGGCGGAGGAACACATTCAACATCTGCAGCGGGTCCTGATGGCGATCAGGGATGTTAATCAACTCATTGTCCATGAGAAAAACCGGAAAAAGCTGCTGCAGGGGGCCTGTGATATTCTCAATCAAACCCGGGATTACAAGCTGGTATGGATCGGGGTGGTCCGGGAAGACGGCATGGAAGTCACGCCCGTGGCCCAGTCTGGTTCTGATCAGGGTTATCTGGACTCGATAAGGATAACCCGGAACGGTTCGGCAAGCGGCAGCGGCCCCACCGGCATGGCCATCAGAACCGGAAAGCCCGCTGTAATGCGGGACATTGTCAGGGACCCCGCTTACCGGCCGTGGCGGGAGGAAGCAATCAAGCGCGGCTATGGTTCATCGGCCGCCATTCCCCTGATCCATGAAAACAAGGGCCACGGCGTTCTGAACGTGTACGCCCATCTTGCCGATGCCTTTGGCGCGGAAGAGATCGACCTGCTGGTCGAGGTTGGCCAGGATATTGCCTTTGCCCTTCATAATATTGAGATGGAACAGGAACGGAAACAGGCGGTGGATGATCTGCGCAGGGCACACGAGGGTCTGGAGGCCAAGGTGAGCGAACGGACCCGGGAACTGGCCCGGGTCAACAGCGAGCTTAAAGAGATGGATCGGCTCAAGTCCGAGTTCCTGGCCACCATGAGCCATGAACTGAGGACCCCGCTCAACTCGATTATCGGTTTTACCGGCATAATCCTGAAGGGCCTTGCCGGCGAGATCAACCAGGAGCAGAAAAAGCAGCTTGCCCTGGTTTACGGCTCTGCCAACCATCTGCTTAACCTGATTAATGATATCCTTGATCTCTCCCGGATTGAGTCCGGCAAAATGGAAGTTCTCGTGACAGGATTCAAGATCAAGGAGATTGTCTCCGAGGTAACGCAGACCTTGTCGCCAATGGCCTCCCAGAAGGGGTTGCAACTGGTCACGGAGATAACGGATAAGATCCCGGAGATCAGCAGCGACCGGAAAAAAATATTCCAGATTCTCCTGAACCTGGCCAACAACGCGGTGAAATTCACCAATAACGGTGAGATAAGAATTGACTGCACAATGGCCGGTCATAACCTGACGGTGAGCGTTTCCGACACGGGTATTGGAATCGAAAAGGAGAAAATGGGTTGTCTTTTCGAGGCGTTTCGCCAGGTCGACGGGTCAGCCCAACGCAGATACGAGGGGGCCGGCCTGGGGCTGCATCTCTGTCGCAAGCTGGTGACCCTGCTGGGTGGGACAATATGGGCGGCCAGCGAATATGGCAAAGGTTCCTGTTTCACCTTTACCCTGCCGGTTGAATTCCGGCAAGGAGGACCAGATGAAAAAGAGGATACTGATAATCGAGGACAATGA